From Mucilaginibacter rubeus, a single genomic window includes:
- the asnB gene encoding asparagine synthase (glutamine-hydrolyzing), with protein sequence MVQPEVLLEKVKVMCRTLEHGGPDDEGVHYDQNGHLVFGHRRLSIIDLSSGGHQPMADTHGRALITFNGEIYNYLELRGELTGLGITFNSATDTEVILQAYLQWGVKAFGKFRGMFAFALFDTARRLTYVVRDTAGIKPVYYTAQDNGLSFASEISAFTAAGIATQQDPNWPIRFLAFGHIPEPYTTLQQIYSLPKGHYLCWDHSLCTYKICPYQQQENKTRINDINEAQEIIKQALTKAVKRQMIADAPLGVFLSGGIDSSLLTLLADQEKGRQLKTISIFFDEKQYDEQAYQKVILNTTTGENFSHLVKQDDFENHFGHIMEAMDMPTTDGINSWFISKYAHDNGLKAVLSGIGADEYFGGYPSFNRIRYLAYLRNIPPFLFSSVHGLLPDAYKKLTFLVDQSPTADYLLLRGLFSPGDISRILDTDTTQVRAVLFDSNKGSESSRYSPEQASWFETNLYMQNQLLRDTDVMSMSHGLEVRVPFLDEDFTAAAQSIASDIRFNRQQPKKLLIDSFDILPASVWNRPKMGFSFPLQIWMRENTRINNPEHYKGKLARYNIQKFKNGQIHWSKAFALYQIQPHV encoded by the coding sequence ATGGTACAGCCCGAGGTTCTACTTGAAAAGGTAAAAGTCATGTGCCGTACACTTGAGCATGGAGGACCGGACGACGAGGGGGTACATTATGACCAGAACGGTCACCTGGTATTCGGGCACCGCAGGCTCTCGATCATCGATCTGAGCAGTGGCGGCCATCAGCCAATGGCGGATACGCATGGCAGGGCCTTAATAACGTTCAACGGCGAGATCTATAATTACCTGGAGTTGCGAGGTGAGCTCACCGGACTTGGCATCACATTTAACTCGGCTACAGATACCGAAGTGATATTGCAGGCTTACTTGCAATGGGGCGTCAAAGCTTTCGGGAAATTCAGGGGAATGTTCGCGTTTGCGCTGTTTGATACCGCCCGACGGCTTACTTATGTTGTACGCGACACCGCCGGTATTAAACCGGTTTACTATACCGCGCAGGACAACGGCCTAAGCTTCGCCTCAGAAATCAGTGCATTTACCGCAGCCGGTATCGCCACTCAGCAAGACCCAAACTGGCCCATCAGGTTTTTAGCCTTCGGTCATATCCCTGAACCTTATACCACACTGCAGCAGATATACAGCTTACCCAAAGGACATTATTTGTGCTGGGATCATTCTCTTTGCACCTACAAAATTTGTCCATATCAGCAACAGGAAAATAAGACCAGGATAAACGATATCAACGAGGCGCAGGAGATTATTAAGCAGGCTTTGACAAAAGCTGTAAAACGGCAAATGATTGCAGATGCGCCGCTGGGAGTTTTTTTAAGCGGAGGCATCGACTCAAGCCTACTGACATTGCTGGCCGACCAAGAAAAAGGACGGCAACTGAAAACCATATCCATTTTTTTTGACGAAAAACAGTACGACGAACAGGCTTATCAAAAGGTTATCTTAAACACAACCACGGGAGAGAATTTTTCGCACCTGGTTAAGCAAGATGATTTTGAAAACCACTTCGGGCATATCATGGAAGCTATGGATATGCCAACCACAGATGGTATTAATAGCTGGTTTATTAGCAAATACGCTCATGACAACGGTTTAAAGGCCGTATTATCAGGTATTGGAGCAGATGAGTATTTTGGAGGTTATCCGTCTTTTAACCGCATCAGATACCTGGCTTATTTGCGCAATATTCCGCCATTTCTATTCTCTTCTGTACATGGGCTGTTACCCGATGCCTATAAAAAACTTACTTTCCTGGTTGATCAAAGTCCGACTGCCGACTACCTTTTACTTCGTGGCTTGTTCTCCCCCGGCGATATCAGCAGGATACTTGATACTGATACTACGCAAGTTAGAGCTGTACTTTTTGACAGCAATAAGGGGTCAGAGTCAAGCCGGTACAGCCCTGAACAGGCTTCATGGTTTGAAACAAATCTTTACATGCAAAATCAACTGCTTCGGGATACCGATGTAATGAGCATGAGCCATGGCCTGGAGGTAAGGGTACCATTTTTGGATGAAGATTTTACTGCTGCTGCGCAAAGCATCGCATCCGATATTCGCTTTAATCGTCAGCAACCCAAAAAGCTGCTTATTGATAGCTTCGACATATTACCTGCTTCGGTTTGGAACCGGCCCAAGATGGGTTTTTCATTCCCGCTACAAATATGGATGCGCGAGAACACGCGTATTAACAACCCCGAACACTATAAGGGGAAGTTAGCGCGATACAATATTCAGAAATTTAAAAACGGCCAGATCCACTGGTCAAAAGCCTTTGCACTTTACCAGATACAACCCCATGTCTAA
- a CDS encoding GumC family protein, with protein MEETEKVQRKLPTQELDYFKIAKILLSRWYWIAASVGVALIISYSYLWYTPKTFATSGTLRVEEKKSEVSDLITVMAVPDRGPSKIQSIISVLQSRSVMLSAIKDIDYRVSFFISGRVRTSETYPSKPLNIQFIKFDSLNFFHDLITYKPIDKHKFSLSYKAGEKEIANNYAYNSPVTIGNTSFNIKSPGEMGNNTILLFKFNIPEDYIGRVQSGFRAGETGRNTNIISLQETDSNPVFAADILNNIMKEYVIFDRNQKAQSASQMIDFIDTQLSFLLNEVKGSESSIEKYKNKTKILDVSTTSTSAGAKAAEIETNRSLLKIQIIALDQLKDQITNNKENVTLNFSTGGAAFPAIEALIGKLDAILAEKATVLKTFTPNSQPILDINQQILQTKLNLLNNIKGIRTNIEKNIAYLDSQLAQINQTIQALPAAQRDMVSLQRDFDINDKVYSFLSEKKLEAQISRAGILPGATVIENAQPNFSPVSPNEHDIHRTAIIFGLAIGLGLIVLIRILNPYIYDKETIESLTSIPILGIIRKYPDIVDENSREILALSKPRSIFAESVRSVRTNLSFLASEKASKIICVTSEVAGEGKSFVAVNLSSTLSLIDKKVVLVGADLRRSRLHKTFHLSNDIGLSNYLAHQNNIDDIIVHSEQANFDIIVSGPVPPNPSELLHSERMKALINELKQRYDVIMIDTAPIGLVSDAVPLIRLSDINIFVIRSGRSKFYAATIPQRLANEYHLDNTVIVLNAFEEDLLHARYYTTKFTGENAGSRYYYYSTYDGYEGSGYYLDDKKTKWWDVRRWFK; from the coding sequence ATGGAAGAAACAGAAAAAGTACAGAGAAAGCTTCCTACGCAGGAGTTAGACTATTTTAAAATAGCGAAAATATTGCTGAGCCGATGGTATTGGATTGCGGCTTCAGTCGGCGTTGCCCTAATTATATCTTACTCCTACCTTTGGTATACGCCTAAAACGTTTGCCACATCAGGTACTTTACGGGTTGAAGAAAAAAAATCGGAAGTATCTGATCTGATAACTGTAATGGCTGTACCCGACCGCGGGCCGTCAAAAATTCAAAGTATAATATCTGTATTACAAAGCCGGAGCGTGATGCTGAGCGCCATCAAAGATATTGACTATAGGGTGAGCTTTTTCATCTCGGGCCGGGTACGCACAAGCGAAACATATCCTTCCAAGCCGTTGAACATTCAGTTCATTAAATTTGACAGCCTGAATTTCTTCCATGATCTGATCACCTACAAACCCATCGACAAACATAAATTTTCGTTAAGCTATAAGGCCGGAGAAAAAGAGATCGCCAATAATTACGCATACAATAGCCCTGTAACCATAGGTAATACCAGTTTCAATATTAAATCTCCGGGCGAGATGGGGAATAATACCATCCTCCTGTTTAAGTTTAATATCCCGGAAGACTATATCGGCCGTGTTCAGAGTGGTTTCAGGGCTGGTGAAACAGGTAGAAATACCAATATCATTTCCTTACAGGAAACAGACTCAAATCCTGTTTTCGCTGCTGATATTCTTAACAATATCATGAAGGAGTATGTCATTTTTGACAGGAATCAGAAAGCGCAATCTGCCTCTCAGATGATAGACTTTATTGATACACAACTATCTTTCCTGCTAAACGAGGTAAAAGGCTCAGAAAGCTCTATAGAAAAATACAAAAACAAAACTAAAATACTCGATGTAAGTACAACGTCAACCTCTGCTGGTGCGAAAGCTGCCGAAATCGAGACCAACCGTTCGTTATTAAAAATCCAGATCATCGCGTTAGATCAATTAAAAGATCAGATCACGAATAACAAAGAAAACGTTACCCTGAATTTCAGTACGGGCGGGGCTGCTTTCCCGGCAATAGAAGCCCTAATTGGTAAGCTGGACGCAATACTCGCTGAAAAGGCAACTGTGTTGAAGACGTTTACACCAAATTCTCAGCCGATCCTTGACATTAACCAGCAAATTCTGCAAACCAAGCTTAATCTGTTAAATAACATTAAAGGTATCCGTACCAATATTGAAAAAAACATTGCTTACTTAGATTCGCAGCTGGCACAAATCAACCAAACCATCCAGGCATTACCTGCTGCTCAACGAGATATGGTTAGCCTGCAACGTGATTTTGATATTAATGACAAGGTATATTCTTTTTTATCTGAAAAGAAACTGGAAGCCCAGATCAGCCGTGCGGGAATTTTGCCTGGTGCTACAGTGATTGAAAATGCCCAGCCCAATTTTAGCCCGGTTTCACCTAATGAGCACGATATACACCGCACCGCAATCATTTTTGGCTTGGCGATAGGTCTCGGTCTTATTGTCCTGATCCGGATTCTTAATCCTTATATTTATGATAAGGAAACTATCGAAAGCCTTACCTCCATCCCTATTCTCGGTATTATCAGAAAATATCCGGACATTGTAGATGAAAACAGCCGCGAAATTCTGGCGCTGAGTAAACCCCGCTCCATATTTGCCGAATCCGTGCGCTCGGTACGAACCAATTTAAGTTTTCTGGCCTCAGAAAAAGCAAGCAAAATCATCTGCGTTACTTCAGAAGTTGCCGGCGAAGGCAAGTCATTTGTGGCTGTAAATTTGTCAAGTACACTTTCACTTATCGATAAAAAAGTAGTTCTTGTGGGTGCGGACTTAAGACGTTCAAGACTCCACAAAACCTTCCATTTATCAAACGATATTGGCTTAAGTAATTACCTTGCCCACCAAAATAATATCGACGATATTATTGTTCATTCGGAACAGGCAAATTTTGATATCATTGTTTCAGGCCCTGTTCCTCCCAATCCTTCCGAGTTGTTGCACAGCGAACGAATGAAAGCCTTGATTAACGAGTTAAAACAAAGGTATGACGTGATCATGATTGATACGGCGCCAATAGGCCTTGTGTCTGATGCCGTCCCTTTGATTAGGTTAAGTGACATCAACATTTTTGTGATCCGCTCAGGCAGATCCAAATTTTATGCAGCCACCATTCCGCAACGTTTAGCAAATGAATACCACCTTGACAACACGGTTATTGTGCTCAACGCTTTTGAAGAAGACCTGCTTCATGCCCGTTATTATACAACCAAATTTACAGGTGAAAACGCGGGTTCAAGGTACTATTACTATTCAACCTACGACGGCTATGAAGGATCCGGATACTATCTGGATGATAAAAAAACTAAATGGTGGGATGTGAGACGATGGTTCAAATAA
- a CDS encoding DMT family transporter, giving the protein MNWICLIFAGLLEIGFTTCLKLSDNFSNLKWTLGFVICIIFSFVLINKATQTIPLGTAYAVWTGIGAAGTVIVGAFFFSEPLSFIRMFFITTLIASVIGLKAFA; this is encoded by the coding sequence ATGAACTGGATCTGTTTAATTTTTGCCGGCCTCTTAGAAATTGGATTTACCACCTGTTTGAAATTATCCGATAACTTCTCCAACCTGAAGTGGACATTAGGTTTTGTTATTTGCATTATTTTCAGTTTTGTGCTGATAAATAAAGCCACGCAAACCATTCCGCTGGGAACTGCTTACGCTGTGTGGACTGGGATAGGTGCCGCCGGAACCGTTATTGTTGGTGCTTTCTTCTTTAGTGAGCCTTTGTCGTTTATCCGGATGTTTTTCATCACTACACTTATCGCGTCTGTAATAGGGTTAAAGGCATTTGCCTGA
- a CDS encoding Crp/Fnr family transcriptional regulator gives MNFREIVFTIKGIPEESFLKLEDIVKQVALPKGHLLFKANKINNRIYFIAKGISRAFIEGDQNEVTFAFFDEGKILLSIQSYVMAIAGYESIELLEDCELFQLHKNDLEALYSTDIHLANWGRKLADISFVETEKQMISRQFKSTLDRYEEFTKSHPDILQRVKLKHIASYLGMTQVSLSRIRAKDKRRLKQAQLKSAGSGKCL, from the coding sequence ATGAACTTCCGCGAAATTGTATTTACTATAAAAGGGATACCTGAAGAGTCATTTTTGAAGTTAGAAGACATCGTAAAGCAAGTTGCATTACCTAAAGGTCATCTGCTATTTAAAGCAAATAAGATCAACAACCGTATTTATTTTATTGCAAAAGGCATTTCAAGGGCTTTTATTGAGGGTGATCAAAACGAAGTAACCTTTGCTTTTTTTGACGAAGGAAAAATCCTCCTGTCTATTCAAAGTTATGTGATGGCTATTGCAGGTTACGAAAGCATCGAATTATTGGAAGATTGCGAGTTGTTCCAGCTCCATAAAAACGACCTGGAAGCGCTATACAGTACAGATATCCACCTGGCCAATTGGGGACGAAAGCTTGCAGATATCTCGTTTGTGGAAACTGAAAAACAAATGATCTCAAGGCAATTTAAAAGCACGCTTGACCGGTACGAGGAATTTACAAAATCACATCCGGATATTTTGCAGCGTGTGAAGCTCAAACATATTGCATCATACCTTGGCATGACCCAGGTTTCCCTGAGCCGTATCAGGGCAAAGGATAAGAGACGTTTAAAACAAGCTCAACTAAAAAGTGCAGGATCAGGCAAATGCCTTTAA
- a CDS encoding glycosyltransferase family 4 protein, with amino-acid sequence MSKKVILFTLQTFSTTGGIQKMTRTLGYSLHKLALSNKWNFELWSAYDKQEDLMEQYLPQSNFKGFGTNRINFVLKAISRYVKPDIIILSHINLSIIGLLIKWARPNCKVWLIAHGIEVWRKLSPVKKHLLSKCDKVICVSNFTMHQMMERHKVKRDVCSVLNNAVDPFMKQPPLSDKPLYLESRYQLNNSSPIIFTLTRLASTEKYKGYELVIQAISNLKHQFPNIRYVLSGKYDEQEQLRINELIARLGVTDQVILTGFIEENELADHFLMADLFVLPSRKEGFGIVFIEAMACGLPVICGNADGSLDAIRNGELGSAISVDDPDELVRCIKKHLENPLTIAKRKELQEQCLMHFNELDYRLKIKTLLNE; translated from the coding sequence ATGTCTAAAAAAGTGATCCTTTTCACCCTGCAAACCTTCAGTACCACCGGCGGTATCCAGAAAATGACCCGCACGCTTGGTTACTCCTTACACAAACTTGCCCTGAGCAATAAATGGAATTTTGAACTCTGGTCGGCCTATGATAAACAGGAAGACCTGATGGAGCAATATCTTCCGCAAAGCAATTTCAAGGGTTTTGGTACAAATCGTATTAATTTTGTTTTAAAAGCGATAAGCCGATATGTAAAACCTGATATCATCATACTTAGCCACATCAACCTCTCCATTATAGGCTTGTTGATTAAATGGGCCCGCCCCAACTGCAAAGTATGGTTGATTGCACATGGCATAGAAGTATGGCGCAAACTTTCACCCGTAAAAAAACACCTGCTAAGTAAATGCGACAAGGTAATTTGCGTAAGCAATTTTACCATGCATCAAATGATGGAAAGACACAAGGTAAAACGGGATGTTTGCAGTGTGCTCAACAATGCGGTTGATCCTTTTATGAAACAGCCGCCTCTTAGTGATAAGCCGCTGTATCTGGAGTCTCGTTATCAACTGAATAACAGCTCGCCCATTATATTTACGCTTACACGCCTGGCATCTACAGAAAAATATAAAGGATACGAGCTTGTTATACAAGCCATAAGCAACTTAAAGCATCAATTCCCGAATATAAGATATGTGCTTTCGGGAAAGTATGACGAACAGGAACAGTTAAGGATCAATGAACTGATCGCGAGGCTGGGGGTAACAGACCAGGTAATACTCACTGGCTTTATTGAGGAAAATGAACTGGCCGATCATTTCTTAATGGCCGATCTTTTTGTACTACCCAGCAGAAAAGAAGGCTTCGGCATAGTTTTCATAGAAGCCATGGCCTGCGGTTTACCTGTTATTTGCGGCAATGCCGATGGCAGCCTCGATGCAATCAGGAATGGCGAGCTGGGTAGCGCTATCAGCGTTGACGATCCGGACGAACTGGTCAGATGCATAAAAAAACACTTAGAAAATCCCTTAACGATAGCTAAAAGAAAAGAATTGCAGGAACAGTGCCTCATGCATTTCAATGAACTCGATTACAGGCTAAAAATAAAAACGCTGCTGAACGAATGA
- a CDS encoding UpxY family transcription antiterminator: protein MMDLKADGTNKRWYPVYTHPRAEKKACEALAGKKIEVYLPLHRQLKQWSDRKKWVEEPLIKSYLFVNIAPHEQGDVLMTKGISRFLYFSGKPATMPTSQITELKLLMAGPYELEVTEDNLQPGEKIKVKAGALKGMTGEIISHKSQKQFILRLESIGQSIIVHTLASYIQRI, encoded by the coding sequence ATGATGGATTTGAAAGCAGATGGAACAAATAAAAGATGGTATCCTGTTTACACGCACCCACGCGCCGAAAAAAAAGCATGCGAGGCCCTTGCGGGTAAAAAGATCGAGGTATACCTGCCCTTACACCGGCAGTTGAAACAGTGGAGCGACCGAAAGAAATGGGTGGAAGAACCACTTATTAAATCATACCTGTTTGTTAACATTGCCCCACATGAACAAGGCGATGTGCTAATGACAAAAGGAATTTCCCGTTTCCTGTATTTCAGCGGCAAACCCGCGACGATGCCTACCAGTCAGATAACCGAATTAAAGTTATTAATGGCGGGCCCATATGAATTGGAAGTAACTGAAGATAATTTACAGCCCGGCGAAAAAATCAAGGTGAAAGCAGGTGCACTAAAAGGAATGACAGGAGAAATTATATCGCACAAATCGCAAAAACAGTTTATCCTGCGGTTAGAAAGCATAGGACAGTCTATCATTGTTCATACCCTGGCTTCCTACATTCAACGCATTTAA
- a CDS encoding MraY family glycosyltransferase, translating into MLEILRSQHLVFYTLIFLVSATITWLCIPSILHVARARHLYDDIGHFRKEHDHGIPRLGGVAIFVSFNITALLFGILDKSLPVSYMLTACIILFAMGLKDDLSGVNSSTKFVIQAIVALILVVPADIRISSMYGIFGIYSLPYLPSVLMSVLLIMLIVNSFNLIDGINGLAASTGIIVNCTFAFLFFYIRQYELAAIGLAMAGAILGFLRFNLLPARIFMGDTGALLIGLVSSVMALKFIALSMSGGGAPDLMFYSPALTVAILAGPVFDTLRVFTIRLSKGKSPFDADRNHIHHRILRLGFNHVQATLCLSVMSLLSIGSVFLFSKLGNSWLIGLVFFISLVANCMITIMLRAKKRKDAALAISN; encoded by the coding sequence ATGCTTGAAATTTTACGATCTCAACATTTAGTATTTTATACCCTCATTTTTCTGGTTTCGGCCACAATTACGTGGTTATGTATTCCTTCAATTTTGCATGTGGCGCGTGCCCGGCATTTGTATGATGATATTGGCCATTTTAGAAAGGAGCATGACCATGGGATACCCCGTTTAGGAGGTGTGGCTATCTTTGTAAGTTTCAACATAACAGCCCTTTTATTCGGCATACTTGATAAGTCGCTGCCGGTAAGCTACATGCTCACTGCATGTATTATTTTGTTTGCTATGGGGCTCAAGGACGACTTGTCTGGCGTAAATTCAAGTACAAAATTTGTCATACAGGCAATTGTGGCGCTGATCCTTGTTGTTCCGGCTGATATCCGTATCTCCAGTATGTATGGCATTTTTGGTATATACAGTTTACCTTATTTGCCAAGTGTTTTAATGTCTGTTTTGCTGATTATGCTCATTGTCAATTCCTTTAATCTGATTGATGGAATTAACGGACTGGCTGCTTCAACCGGAATCATTGTGAACTGTACTTTCGCTTTTCTGTTTTTTTACATCAGACAGTATGAGCTTGCAGCTATAGGTTTGGCTATGGCCGGCGCAATCCTGGGTTTTCTTCGTTTTAACTTATTGCCGGCAAGGATTTTTATGGGCGATACCGGAGCCTTGTTGATTGGATTGGTATCGTCTGTTATGGCATTGAAGTTTATCGCGCTCAGCATGAGTGGCGGAGGGGCACCCGATCTGATGTTCTATAGTCCTGCGCTTACAGTAGCAATATTAGCAGGCCCTGTTTTTGATACACTGCGTGTTTTTACCATCCGGTTATCTAAAGGGAAATCGCCGTTTGATGCCGATCGGAATCATATCCATCACCGTATATTACGACTCGGGTTTAACCATGTTCAGGCAACATTATGTCTTTCGGTAATGAGTTTGCTTTCTATAGGTAGCGTGTTTTTGTTCAGCAAGCTGGGGAATTCCTGGCTTATCGGACTTGTTTTTTTTATCTCCTTAGTAGCCAATTGCATGATCACCATTATGCTTCGCGCCAAAAAACGCAAAGACGCAGCATTGGCAATATCCAATTAA
- a CDS encoding polysaccharide biosynthesis/export family protein yields MILFVLTSCAGKQYQVLFEQKTPVTDTASSKSTGDLSSYRIKSQDILQIRNLQNIKYVVDESPSGNSQTNGSGGAGAGQTYQVEEDGTVALPVIGHVAVTGLTRSQAAKLIEDLYRKKLLKDPIIELKITNLKVTLLGEFKGQGNFPLLKDRTTLVEMIGEAGGLSDRANETNIKIIRGDQLNPQVTYINLRDIQSINDPRAILQNGDIIYASQNKRAIRSDKLQNLSTLTQPILLLLNTALVILSLSRR; encoded by the coding sequence TTGATCTTATTTGTTCTAACCTCATGTGCCGGAAAACAATACCAGGTACTTTTTGAGCAAAAAACGCCAGTTACTGATACAGCATCGTCTAAAAGTACAGGGGACCTCAGCAGTTATCGTATCAAGTCGCAGGATATTCTTCAGATCCGGAACCTGCAAAACATCAAATACGTTGTTGACGAATCGCCTTCAGGCAATTCACAAACCAATGGTAGCGGAGGCGCCGGCGCCGGCCAAACTTACCAGGTTGAAGAAGATGGTACCGTAGCGTTACCTGTTATCGGCCATGTTGCCGTTACAGGGCTAACCCGCAGCCAGGCCGCCAAACTTATTGAGGATCTTTATCGTAAAAAGCTCCTGAAAGACCCCATTATTGAGTTAAAAATTACAAATCTGAAAGTGACGCTATTAGGTGAATTCAAAGGACAAGGGAATTTCCCATTGCTCAAAGACAGGACCACGCTTGTTGAGATGATTGGCGAGGCGGGTGGACTATCTGACAGGGCTAATGAAACTAACATCAAAATTATCCGCGGCGATCAATTAAATCCGCAGGTAACTTATATTAACCTGCGAGACATTCAATCGATCAATGATCCCCGGGCTATTTTGCAAAATGGGGATATTATTTATGCGTCTCAAAACAAACGGGCTATTCGTAGTGACAAACTGCAAAATCTATCAACGCTAACGCAACCGATATTGCTTTTGCTTAACACCGCCCTGGTAATTTTATCGCTCTCACGCCGCTAA
- a CDS encoding RNA polymerase sigma factor: MQPVQSLSDFELQQLLACGDEAAYNELYGRYAVQINRFMQKYLHSAVLSEDATHDVFIKIWNKREQLKNVQSFKAYLFTVARNQALDNLKTAFRTESAISQISATITEYRNTVEEERLTKEYLLFIENVLAALPQRSREIFALCREQGKTYDQAAKELGISRNAIKNHMVLTMKVLSSKVETELGISLSILLAVVFKH; this comes from the coding sequence ATGCAGCCAGTACAATCATTATCCGACTTTGAATTGCAGCAATTACTTGCCTGCGGAGATGAGGCTGCTTATAATGAATTGTATGGCCGTTATGCCGTGCAGATAAACAGGTTTATGCAAAAATATCTGCATAGCGCGGTTTTAAGCGAGGATGCAACTCATGACGTTTTTATCAAAATATGGAATAAGCGCGAGCAGCTCAAAAATGTACAATCGTTTAAAGCTTACCTGTTTACTGTGGCGCGAAACCAGGCTCTGGATAATTTAAAAACCGCCTTCCGCACAGAAAGTGCTATCAGTCAGATTTCGGCAACTATTACCGAATACCGTAATACGGTAGAAGAGGAGCGTCTTACCAAAGAGTACCTGTTATTTATAGAAAATGTACTCGCCGCCTTGCCGCAGCGTTCGAGGGAGATTTTTGCACTTTGCCGGGAGCAAGGGAAAACTTATGATCAGGCTGCCAAAGAATTAGGCATTTCCCGTAATGCAATTAAAAATCACATGGTGCTTACCATGAAGGTTTTAAGTTCAAAAGTTGAAACAGAGCTCGGTATTTCTCTCAGCATTTTGCTTGCCGTTGTTTTCAAACATTAA
- a CDS encoding glycosyltransferase family 2 protein, which yields MKVSLITVVYNAGGTLARCIDSVISQNHPDIEYIIIDGGSTDGSLQIIDQYRDFLSVIISEPDKGIYDAMNKGIMRATGDIVGTLNADDALADSDVLAAVVRSFELQNADVVYGNLNVIGPQGNINRRWISKQCVRNSFNWGFMPPHPTFYCKRELFGKYGFYSLEFGSAADYELMLRFMYKHDVKGYFLNKVLVSMLAGGVSNSSLKNRIKAWNFDLKAMRHNHIKIPVLTVVLKPLRKLHQFLKLKA from the coding sequence TTGAAGGTTTCATTAATCACTGTTGTTTATAATGCCGGGGGCACATTAGCCCGGTGCATCGACTCGGTTATCAGCCAAAACCACCCCGATATTGAGTACATCATTATCGATGGCGGCTCGACAGACGGCTCTCTTCAGATTATCGATCAATACCGCGATTTTTTAAGTGTTATTATCTCCGAACCAGATAAAGGCATATATGATGCCATGAATAAGGGTATCATGCGCGCAACCGGCGATATTGTTGGTACACTTAATGCCGATGACGCACTGGCTGACAGTGATGTACTTGCTGCCGTGGTCCGTTCATTTGAACTGCAAAATGCAGATGTTGTTTACGGAAACCTAAATGTTATAGGTCCGCAGGGCAATATAAACCGCAGGTGGATATCAAAACAGTGTGTAAGAAATTCCTTCAACTGGGGGTTTATGCCCCCGCATCCCACATTTTACTGCAAGAGGGAATTGTTTGGGAAATACGGTTTTTATAGCCTTGAATTTGGTTCGGCGGCAGATTATGAACTGATGCTTAGATTTATGTATAAGCACGATGTTAAAGGTTATTTTTTAAATAAGGTACTGGTTAGTATGCTTGCGGGCGGCGTTAGCAACAGCAGCCTTAAAAACAGAATTAAAGCCTGGAATTTTGATTTGAAAGCTATGCGCCATAATCATATAAAAATACCTGTGTTGACAGTTGTTTTAAAACCGCTACGCAAGTTGCATCAATTTTTAAAACTTAAGGCATAG
- a CDS encoding class I SAM-dependent methyltransferase, translated as MSSYQDYGYPNDDPCHAFNYLEKPLTSLLNQDKNTTILDLGCGNGFLVNYLLKHGFNAYGTDASEQGIEIADKINPGRFFVQDLSVPGLPKQLEDIKFDTIISTEVIEHLYDPHAFVALCRDILTPTKGELIISTPYHGYLKNLSLSIFNKWDNHISPLWQGGHIKFWSVKTLTQILNEHGFEVTAFRGCGRIPYFWMSMIIKAKLK; from the coding sequence ATGAGCTCATACCAGGATTACGGTTATCCTAATGACGATCCCTGCCACGCTTTCAACTATCTTGAAAAGCCGTTAACCTCATTATTAAACCAAGATAAAAATACCACTATCCTTGACCTTGGCTGCGGCAATGGCTTTTTAGTAAACTACCTGCTCAAACACGGATTTAATGCTTACGGGACCGACGCATCTGAACAGGGTATTGAGATAGCAGACAAGATAAATCCGGGCAGGTTTTTCGTACAGGATCTTTCGGTTCCCGGCTTACCTAAACAACTCGAAGACATAAAATTCGACACCATCATATCAACAGAGGTAATTGAACATCTTTACGATCCTCATGCTTTCGTAGCGCTTTGCCGCGATATATTAACTCCAACTAAAGGCGAACTGATCATTTCAACCCCCTATCATGGCTATTTAAAAAACCTGTCCCTGAGCATTTTTAATAAATGGGACAACCACATCAGTCCACTATGGCAGGGCGGGCATATCAAATTCTGGTCGGTTAAAACACTTACTCAAATTTTAAATGAGCACGGTTTTGAAGTAACTGCATTCAGGGGATGTGGAAGGATACCTTATTTCTGGATGAGCATGATCATTAAGGCCAAACTAAAGTAA